From a single Gammaproteobacteria bacterium genomic region:
- the tolR gene encoding protein TolR yields MIRPAGKRRLMSEINVVPYIDVMLVLLIIFMITAPLLTQGINVDLPEAGAQPLDPNELGDNEPLVLSVDREGRFYLNIGEDVETPIDDATVLERTSAVLRRNPETPVLVKADQGVEYGRVVTGMALLQQAGAKKIGLPTDPPDPESQ; encoded by the coding sequence ATGATTCGCCCGGCGGGCAAGCGGCGGCTGATGAGCGAGATCAACGTCGTTCCGTACATCGACGTGATGCTCGTGCTGCTGATCATCTTCATGATCACGGCGCCGCTGCTGACACAAGGCATCAACGTGGATCTGCCCGAGGCCGGAGCGCAGCCGCTCGATCCGAACGAGCTCGGCGACAACGAGCCGCTCGTGCTCAGCGTCGACCGCGAAGGGCGCTTCTATCTCAACATCGGCGAAGACGTCGAGACGCCGATCGACGACGCGACGGTGCTCGAGCGCACGTCAGCCGTGCTTCGCCGCAACCCCGAGACCCCGGTGCTCGTGAAGGCCGATCAGGGTGTCGAGTACGGCCGGGTCGTGACCGGCATGGCGCTGCTTCAGCAGGCCGGGGCGAAGAAGATCGGTCTTCCGACGGATCCGCCCGACCCGGAGTCGCAGTAG
- the tolQ gene encoding protein TolQ, which produces MNNDLSIVTLVLEASPVVQAVLLLLLIASIASWAVIIEKRRTLKQAVGGANEFEESFWSGGDLATLYREISHSDETTQGMAGIFEAGFREFGRLRQEGGLPAEQIVEGARRSMHVSQLREMDRLESNLSFLATVSNTSPYVGLFGTVWGIMNAFYSLSNLQSATIAVVAPHISEALIATAMGLFAAIPAGIAYNRYADQVGRLEVRYGTFMEELSAIFQRSAARKDAHQGAAA; this is translated from the coding sequence ATGAACAACGATCTTTCGATAGTGACTCTGGTGCTCGAAGCGAGCCCCGTCGTACAAGCCGTCTTGCTGTTGCTCCTGATCGCGTCGATCGCGTCGTGGGCCGTGATCATCGAGAAGCGGCGCACGCTGAAGCAGGCGGTCGGCGGCGCGAACGAGTTCGAGGAGAGCTTTTGGTCGGGAGGCGACCTCGCGACCCTGTACCGGGAGATCTCGCATAGCGACGAGACGACGCAGGGGATGGCGGGCATCTTCGAGGCCGGCTTTCGCGAGTTCGGCCGGCTGCGTCAGGAAGGCGGACTGCCGGCCGAGCAGATCGTCGAAGGCGCGCGCCGCTCGATGCACGTGTCGCAGCTGCGCGAGATGGATCGGCTCGAAAGCAATCTTTCATTCCTCGCCACGGTCAGCAACACGAGCCCCTATGTCGGCCTCTTCGGCACCGTGTGGGGCATCATGAACGCGTTCTACTCGCTCAGTAACCTCCAGAGCGCGACGATCGCCGTGGTGGCGCCGCACATCTCCGAGGCGCTGATCGCTACGGCGATGGGACTCTTCGCGGCGATCCCGGCGGGCATCGCATACAACCGCTACGCGGATCAGGTTGGGCGTCTCGAAGTGCGCTACGGCACGTTCATGGAGGAGCTTTCGGCAATCTTCCAGCGCAGCGCCGCCCGTAAGGACGCGCATCAGGGAGCGGCGGCATGA
- a CDS encoding YbgC/FadM family acyl-CoA thioesterase translates to MKELVLPVRVYLEDTDAQGVVYNASYFRFMERARTEWLRARGVDHDELRDRHAVLLVLARVEARFTAPARLGDLLHVRAAVSKARGARVVFAHEIRRSTADGELVCSATAEVACMDAERGGPSRLPPALLNEWNR, encoded by the coding sequence ATGAAGGAGCTCGTTTTGCCGGTGAGGGTCTACCTCGAGGACACGGACGCGCAGGGCGTCGTGTACAACGCGAGCTACTTTCGCTTCATGGAGCGAGCCCGCACCGAATGGCTCCGGGCCCGCGGCGTCGATCACGATGAGCTGCGCGACCGGCACGCCGTGCTGCTCGTGCTGGCGCGCGTAGAGGCGCGGTTCACGGCACCTGCACGGCTCGGAGACCTGCTGCACGTGCGGGCGGCCGTGTCGAAGGCGCGCGGCGCACGCGTCGTGTTCGCGCACGAGATCCGCCGCAGTACGGCGGACGGCGAGTTGGTGTGCAGCGCGACGGCCGAAGTCGCGTGCATGGATGCCGAGCGCGGCGGACCGAGCAGGCTGCCGCCGGCTTTACTGAACGAGTGGAACCGATGA
- the ruvB gene encoding Holliday junction branch migration DNA helicase RuvB: MSDEARVVERAASREDEAFDRAVRPRTLADYVGQPRVKEQMSIFIAAARQRNEALDHTLLFGPPGLGKTTLAHIVANELGVNLHQTSGPVLERAGDLAGHLTSLEPRDVLFIDEIHRLSPVVEEVLYPALEDYQLDIVIGEGPGARSIKIDLPPFTLIGATTRAGLLTSPLRDRFGITQHLEFYGIEDLMRIARRTAGILDLPMNEDGAREIAARSRGTARITNRLVRRVRDYAQVKADGRVDGDVARAAMDLLQVDPNGFDSMDRKLLLTVIEKFDGGPVGVDSLAAAVGEERGTLEDVVEPYLIQEGFLKRTARGRVATRAAYRHFDLPFPAERELPETASLFD; encoded by the coding sequence ATGAGCGACGAGGCGCGCGTCGTCGAGCGGGCTGCGTCCCGCGAGGATGAGGCGTTCGATCGCGCGGTGCGCCCGCGAACGCTTGCCGACTACGTCGGCCAGCCGCGCGTCAAGGAGCAGATGAGCATCTTCATCGCCGCCGCACGGCAGCGGAACGAAGCGCTCGATCACACGCTGCTGTTCGGGCCGCCGGGGCTCGGCAAGACCACGCTCGCGCACATCGTCGCGAACGAGCTCGGCGTGAACCTCCATCAGACGTCGGGTCCCGTGCTCGAGCGCGCCGGGGATCTCGCCGGTCACCTGACGAGTCTCGAGCCGCGCGACGTGCTGTTCATCGACGAGATTCACCGGCTGAGCCCGGTGGTCGAAGAGGTGCTGTATCCGGCGCTCGAGGACTACCAGCTCGACATCGTCATCGGCGAGGGGCCGGGAGCGCGCTCCATCAAGATCGACCTGCCGCCGTTCACGCTGATCGGAGCCACGACGCGCGCGGGGCTCTTGACGTCGCCGCTGCGCGACCGCTTCGGCATCACGCAGCATCTCGAGTTCTACGGCATCGAGGATTTGATGCGGATCGCGCGTCGCACGGCCGGGATCTTGGACCTGCCGATGAACGAGGACGGCGCGCGCGAGATCGCCGCACGGTCGCGCGGCACCGCGCGGATCACGAACAGGCTCGTGCGCCGCGTGCGGGACTACGCGCAGGTGAAGGCGGACGGGCGCGTGGACGGCGACGTGGCTCGGGCGGCGATGGATCTGCTCCAGGTGGATCCGAACGGCTTCGATTCGATGGATCGGAAGCTGCTTTTGACGGTCATCGAGAAATTCGACGGTGGACCCGTCGGGGTCGACAGCCTCGCCGCAGCGGTCGGCGAGGAGCGCGGCACGCTCGAGGACGTCGTCGAGCCGTACCTGATACAGGAGGGCTTTCTGAAGAGGACGGCACGGGGCCGTGTGGCGACGCGGGCCGCCTACCGGCACTTCGATTTGCCTTTTCCGGCCGAGCGCGAGTTGCCGGAGACGGCGAGCCTTTTCGATTGA
- the ruvA gene encoding Holliday junction branch migration protein RuvA, producing the protein MIGFLKGTLVSKRPPSLTVEVAGVGYEVDAPMSTFYKLPELGQPLTLVTHLLVREDAHVLYGFVTEAERSLFRSLLKVSGVGARIALAVLSGMSVEGFYQCIREKDLASLTKIPGVGRKTAERLLVEMADRVPQQPGRVVPLRATTAESEAHDALLALGYKAGEVEKMLKGLNTQGMATEELIREALRRVHSAGGRP; encoded by the coding sequence GTGATCGGCTTCCTCAAAGGGACGCTCGTGAGCAAGCGGCCGCCGTCGCTGACGGTCGAGGTCGCGGGCGTCGGCTACGAGGTCGATGCGCCGATGTCCACGTTCTACAAGCTGCCGGAGCTCGGCCAGCCTCTGACGCTCGTCACGCATTTGCTCGTGCGGGAGGACGCACACGTGCTCTACGGGTTCGTCACCGAAGCCGAGCGCTCGCTTTTTCGCAGCCTGCTGAAAGTCAGCGGCGTGGGAGCCCGCATCGCGCTCGCCGTGCTGTCCGGCATGAGCGTCGAAGGTTTTTATCAGTGCATCCGCGAGAAGGATCTCGCGAGCCTCACGAAGATTCCGGGCGTAGGCCGCAAGACGGCCGAGCGCCTGCTGGTCGAAATGGCCGATCGTGTGCCGCAGCAGCCGGGCCGCGTCGTCCCGCTGCGTGCAACCACGGCAGAGAGCGAGGCGCACGACGCGCTGCTCGCGCTCGGCTACAAGGCCGGCGAGGTCGAGAAGATGCTGAAGGGGCTCAATACGCAGGGGATGGCGACGGAAGAGCTGATCCGCGAGGCGCTGAGGCGCGTGCACTCAGCCGGAGGTCGGCCATGA
- the ruvC gene encoding crossover junction endodeoxyribonuclease RuvC produces the protein MRILGIDPGSQVTGFGIVDARGAVARAVEWGSIRTAGEHCERLRLIFEGLGRVVAEFQPTEIAIESIFVHRNADSALKLGQARAAALCATFRARIPVFEYSPRHIKKAVVGRGGAEKIQVQRMVKMMLGLRDDVQADAADALAAAICHAHSRGARATLLEATGGP, from the coding sequence GTGCGCATTCTCGGGATCGATCCTGGATCGCAGGTCACGGGCTTCGGGATCGTCGACGCGAGAGGCGCCGTGGCGCGGGCCGTCGAATGGGGCAGCATTCGCACGGCCGGGGAGCACTGCGAACGGCTGCGTCTGATCTTCGAGGGGCTCGGCCGCGTCGTCGCCGAGTTTCAGCCGACCGAGATCGCGATCGAGAGCATATTCGTGCACCGCAATGCCGACAGCGCGTTGAAGCTCGGGCAAGCTCGCGCAGCAGCGCTTTGCGCCACTTTCCGCGCCCGCATTCCCGTCTTCGAATACTCGCCGCGCCACATCAAGAAGGCGGTCGTGGGCCGCGGCGGAGCGGAGAAGATTCAGGTTCAGCGCATGGTGAAGATGATGCTCGGGCTCCGCGACGACGTGCAGGCCGACGCCGCCGACGCGCTCGCGGCGGCGATCTGTCACGCGCATTCACGCGGCGCCCGCGCGACGTTGCTCGAGGCGACGGGGGGTCCGTGA
- a CDS encoding YebC/PmpR family DNA-binding transcriptional regulator, with amino-acid sequence MAGHSKWANIRFRKGAQDAKRGKIFTKLIREITIAARAGGGDPASNPRLRLAIDKAKAQSMPKENMERAIKRGTGELEGTQYEEARYEGYGPGGVAVMVDCLTDNRNRTVADVRHAFSKHGGNLGADGSVAYLFTQLGQLTYPRGSDENRLMDAAIEAGASDVVTNEDGSVDVLTAPEDFEAVRDAMVSAGLEPETAEVTMRASTKVRIEAGQAESLLKLLDALDELDDVQNVYTNADIPEELLEETA; translated from the coding sequence ATGGCGGGTCACAGCAAATGGGCCAACATCCGCTTCAGGAAAGGCGCCCAGGATGCCAAGCGCGGCAAGATCTTCACGAAGCTGATCCGCGAGATCACGATCGCTGCGCGCGCGGGCGGGGGCGACCCCGCTTCGAATCCCCGCTTGCGCCTCGCCATCGACAAAGCGAAGGCGCAGAGCATGCCGAAGGAGAACATGGAACGCGCGATCAAGCGCGGCACCGGCGAGCTCGAGGGCACGCAGTACGAGGAGGCGCGCTACGAGGGCTACGGTCCCGGAGGCGTGGCGGTGATGGTCGACTGCCTCACGGACAATCGCAACCGCACCGTCGCCGATGTGCGGCACGCGTTCTCGAAGCACGGCGGCAACCTCGGCGCCGACGGCTCGGTGGCCTACCTCTTCACGCAGCTCGGGCAGCTGACCTATCCCCGGGGCAGCGACGAGAATCGCCTCATGGACGCGGCGATCGAGGCGGGCGCGTCCGACGTCGTCACGAACGAGGACGGCAGCGTCGACGTGCTGACCGCCCCCGAGGACTTCGAGGCCGTGCGCGATGCGATGGTGAGCGCCGGCCTCGAGCCGGAGACCGCGGAGGTCACGATGCGCGCTTCGACGAAGGTCAGGATCGAGGCCGGGCAGGCCGAATCGCTGCTGAAGCTCCTCGACGCGCTCGACGAGCTCGACGACGTGCAGAACGTCTACACGAATGCGGACATTCCCGAGGAGCTGCTGGAGGAGACGGCCTAG
- the lpdA gene encoding dihydrolipoyl dehydrogenase, with amino-acid sequence MNDNNFDVVVIGGGPAGYPAAIRAAQLGLSTACVDEWTAPDGSRPFGGTCLNVGCIPSKALLESSELYHRAHTELNTHGIRIGSLELDLAAMLDRKRSIVKQLTSGIEALFKAAGVTAVKGHGRLTSGNRVEVDGGDGKRVLEAKHVVIATGSAPMELPVAKFDGELIVDSAGALEFSQVPKRLGVIGAGVIGLELGSVWRRLGSEVVLLEALDTFLYAVDQQVATEALRQFKRQGLDVRLGAKVTGADARGGRVKVRYEQEGAARELEVDRLIVCVGRRPYTDGLLGPGTGVELDERGFIKVDGSCRTTARDVWAVGDVVRGPMLAHKGTEEGVMVAELIAGHTAEVNYRTIPSVIYTAPEIAWVGSTEEQVKAEGRKYKVGTFPFSINGRAKALQQTAGFVKLIADGEYDDILGVHIIGPMAGELVAEAVVAMEFSASAEDLQRTIHAHPTLSEALHEAALGADKRAIHAINR; translated from the coding sequence ATGAACGACAACAATTTCGACGTCGTCGTGATCGGCGGCGGTCCGGCGGGTTATCCGGCCGCGATTCGGGCCGCTCAGCTCGGCCTGTCGACCGCCTGCGTGGACGAATGGACCGCGCCCGACGGCAGCCGCCCGTTCGGCGGCACGTGCCTGAACGTCGGATGCATTCCGTCGAAGGCGCTGCTCGAGTCCTCGGAGCTCTATCACCGCGCGCACACGGAGCTCAACACGCACGGCATCCGGATCGGATCGCTCGAGCTCGATCTCGCGGCGATGCTGGATCGCAAGCGGTCGATCGTGAAGCAGCTCACGTCCGGGATCGAGGCGCTGTTCAAAGCGGCGGGCGTCACGGCGGTCAAAGGTCACGGCCGGCTCACGAGCGGCAACCGGGTGGAGGTCGACGGCGGCGACGGCAAGCGGGTGCTCGAGGCGAAGCACGTGGTGATCGCGACGGGCTCGGCGCCCATGGAGCTGCCGGTCGCGAAGTTCGACGGCGAGCTCATCGTGGACTCCGCCGGCGCGCTCGAGTTCTCGCAAGTGCCGAAGCGGCTCGGCGTGATCGGCGCCGGGGTGATCGGCCTCGAGCTCGGCAGCGTCTGGCGTCGGCTCGGCTCGGAGGTCGTGCTGCTCGAGGCGCTCGACACCTTCTTATATGCGGTCGATCAGCAGGTCGCGACCGAGGCGCTGCGTCAGTTCAAGCGGCAGGGCCTCGACGTTCGGCTCGGTGCGAAGGTCACGGGCGCGGACGCGCGCGGCGGCCGCGTCAAGGTGCGATACGAGCAGGAGGGCGCGGCGCGGGAGCTCGAGGTCGATCGCCTGATCGTTTGTGTCGGCCGGCGGCCCTACACGGACGGGCTGCTCGGGCCGGGAACCGGCGTCGAGCTCGACGAGCGCGGCTTCATCAAGGTCGACGGGAGCTGCCGAACGACGGCGCGGGACGTTTGGGCGGTCGGCGACGTCGTGCGCGGTCCGATGCTCGCGCACAAGGGGACCGAGGAAGGCGTGATGGTGGCCGAGCTGATCGCGGGTCATACCGCCGAGGTCAACTACCGCACGATCCCGTCGGTGATTTACACCGCCCCCGAGATCGCGTGGGTGGGTTCGACCGAGGAGCAGGTCAAGGCGGAGGGCCGCAAGTACAAGGTCGGGACGTTCCCGTTCTCCATCAACGGCCGCGCGAAGGCGCTGCAGCAGACGGCCGGCTTCGTCAAGCTCATCGCCGACGGCGAGTACGACGACATCCTCGGTGTGCACATCATCGGGCCGATGGCCGGGGAGCTCGTCGCCGAAGCCGTCGTCGCGATGGAATTTTCCGCTTCGGCCGAAGACTTGCAGCGGACAATTCACGCTCATCCGACCTTGAGCGAAGCCCTCCACGAAGCGGCGCTCGGCGCCGACAAGCGCGCGATTCACGCGATCAACCGCTGA
- the odhB gene encoding 2-oxoglutarate dehydrogenase complex dihydrolipoyllysine-residue succinyltransferase → MSIEVKVPQLPESVADATLVAWHKKAGESVRRDENLVDLETDKVVLEVPAPSDGIIKEIKVQDGSTVTAGQVLAVLETGDAAKAAARAEPEAQEGAVAAEAAAREAVRERTPAEKRPEPAPVEPARLDVRRGAADERRAAPEPPLEAREAAPRMGPAVRKLVEEHDIDPAAIRGSGREGRVTKADVLDYLASTQSTAATAFDEEARPSVPPPATARAEQRVAMTRLRRRIAERLVEAQRTAAMLTTFNEVDMTAVMELRRRYQEEFQKKNEIKLGFMSFFVRASIEALRQFPLLNASIDGTDIIYHEYFDIGVAVSSERGLLVPVLRNAENMSFAEIEKTIADFARRAGTGDIGLDELTGGTFTITNGGVFGSLMSTPIINPPQSGILGMHKIQERPMAVDGKVEIRPMMYLALTYDHRIVDGREAVQFLVHVKRSLEDPARLILQI, encoded by the coding sequence GTGAGCATCGAGGTCAAAGTTCCGCAGCTTCCGGAGTCCGTCGCCGACGCGACGCTCGTCGCCTGGCACAAGAAAGCGGGAGAGAGCGTTCGCCGGGATGAGAATCTCGTCGACCTCGAGACCGATAAAGTAGTGCTGGAAGTTCCTGCGCCAAGTGACGGAATAATCAAAGAAATTAAAGTTCAAGACGGCTCGACCGTGACGGCCGGCCAGGTGCTCGCCGTGCTCGAAACCGGCGACGCGGCGAAGGCGGCGGCGCGTGCCGAGCCCGAGGCGCAGGAGGGCGCGGTCGCCGCCGAGGCGGCGGCCCGCGAAGCCGTCCGCGAGAGGACGCCGGCGGAGAAGCGGCCGGAGCCTGCACCCGTCGAGCCCGCGCGGCTCGACGTCCGGCGGGGCGCGGCCGACGAGCGGCGCGCTGCGCCCGAGCCTCCTCTCGAAGCCCGTGAGGCCGCGCCGCGGATGGGGCCGGCCGTGCGTAAGCTCGTCGAGGAGCACGACATCGACCCGGCGGCCATCCGGGGCTCCGGGCGCGAAGGGCGCGTGACGAAGGCCGACGTGCTCGACTACCTCGCGAGCACGCAGTCCACGGCGGCCACGGCGTTCGACGAGGAGGCGCGGCCGTCGGTGCCGCCGCCGGCCACGGCCCGCGCGGAGCAGCGCGTCGCGATGACGCGGCTGCGGAGGCGAATCGCGGAGCGGCTCGTGGAAGCGCAGCGGACGGCGGCGATGCTCACGACCTTCAACGAGGTCGACATGACGGCCGTGATGGAGTTGCGCCGGCGCTATCAGGAGGAGTTCCAGAAGAAGAACGAAATCAAGCTCGGCTTCATGTCGTTCTTCGTGCGCGCGTCGATCGAGGCGTTGCGCCAGTTTCCGCTGCTGAACGCGTCGATCGACGGCACCGACATCATCTACCACGAGTACTTCGACATCGGCGTCGCGGTGTCCAGCGAGCGGGGCCTGCTCGTTCCGGTGCTGCGCAACGCCGAGAACATGAGCTTCGCCGAGATCGAGAAGACGATCGCGGATTTTGCCCGCCGCGCAGGCACCGGCGACATCGGGCTCGACGAGCTGACGGGCGGCACGTTCACGATCACTAATGGCGGCGTGTTCGGCTCGCTGATGTCGACGCCGATCATCAATCCCCCGCAGAGCGGCATCCTCGGGATGCACAAGATCCAGGAGCGGCCGATGGCCGTCGACGGCAAGGTCGAGATCCGGCCGATGATGTACCTCGCTTTGACTTACGATCATCGCATTGTCGACGGGCGCGAGGCCGTTCAGTTCCTCGTGCACGTCAAACGATCGCTGGAAGACCCGGCGAGGCTGATCCTGCAAATCTGA
- a CDS encoding 2-oxoglutarate dehydrogenase E1 component has translation MSSTLFKQQLRSTPLQGANASFIEALYESYLESPASVPEVWRRLFDDIGSAPDDVAHGPIVAAIGKRLKTHPAAGAVAARVSAPADAPASEKQAAVSRLIQVYSLRGHQIADLDPLGLWKRHTPQVLKLDFLGIEPADFDREFYTGGLAGTGHARMKLRDILALLQKIYCGKLAAEFAHISRARERLWLRERFEDCMAHWQITKDEQLAILRSLTRAEGIERYLNTKYVGQKRFSLEGGETLIAILDDLIQRAGERGVQEIVIGMAHRGRLNVLVNVLGKSPQELFSEFEDSYDLAALKGSGDVKYHLGFSSDLRTPGGNVHVVLAFNPSHLEIVDPVVEGSVRARQDRRGDRDGDEVVPVLIHGDAAVAGQGVVAETLQLSQTRAFYTGGTIHIIINNQIGFTTSDPSDTRSTPYCSDIAKMIEAPVFHVNGDDPEAAVAAIRLALAYRQRFHKDVFIDLVCYRRLGHNEADEPAATQPIMYQTIRRHPSVLSIYGRKLNELGVVSKEDLDEIADAYRTCLDEGRNPNDDALGMLGNQHTVDWSRYQQAGLGESVDTGLPMPEIERLSALMNRVPPDFQLHPRVQRIIEDRRRMAAGEIDADWGFAENLAYASLLAERFHVRLIGQDTRRGTFFHRHAALFNQANGEVYIPLAHVVEDESAFLVADSILSEEAVLGFEYGYSTTSPDCLVIWEAQFGDFANGAQVLIDQFISSGEAKWGRLSGLTLFLPHGYEGQGPEHSSARLERFLQLCAEHNMQVCVPSTPAQMFHLLRRQMLRPLRKPLVVMTPKSLLRHRLSVSSLEDFAGGRFHPLIGEVEALDEKKVRRIVFCSGKVYYELAETRRAEKLDRVAIVRIEELYPFPIEDYARTIARYPNAKEIIWCQEEPQNQGAWYQIRHRLQEPLTDAHQLFYAGRPGAAAPASGIHSLHVRQQRALVSAALAADTRERQSSLAKRA, from the coding sequence ATGAGCAGTACGTTATTCAAGCAGCAGCTCCGATCGACCCCCCTCCAAGGCGCGAACGCCAGCTTCATCGAAGCGCTCTACGAGTCCTACCTCGAGTCGCCGGCGAGCGTGCCGGAGGTATGGCGGCGTCTGTTCGACGACATCGGCTCGGCTCCGGACGACGTCGCGCACGGGCCGATCGTCGCCGCGATCGGCAAGAGGCTGAAGACGCATCCGGCCGCGGGCGCGGTGGCGGCGAGGGTGTCGGCGCCCGCCGACGCGCCGGCGAGCGAGAAGCAGGCCGCCGTGTCGCGCCTGATCCAGGTCTACAGCCTGCGCGGCCACCAAATCGCCGATCTCGACCCTCTGGGGCTGTGGAAGCGGCATACGCCGCAGGTCCTGAAGCTCGACTTTCTCGGGATAGAGCCGGCCGATTTCGATCGCGAGTTCTATACCGGCGGCCTGGCGGGCACCGGGCATGCGCGCATGAAGCTGCGCGACATCCTCGCGCTGCTGCAGAAGATCTACTGCGGCAAGCTCGCGGCGGAGTTTGCGCACATCTCCCGGGCTCGCGAGCGCTTGTGGCTGCGCGAGCGGTTCGAGGACTGCATGGCGCACTGGCAGATCACGAAGGACGAGCAGCTTGCGATCCTCCGTAGCCTGACCCGCGCCGAAGGCATCGAGCGCTATCTCAATACCAAGTACGTCGGTCAAAAGCGCTTCTCGCTCGAGGGCGGCGAGACGCTCATTGCGATTCTCGACGATCTGATCCAGCGCGCCGGCGAGCGGGGCGTCCAAGAGATCGTGATCGGCATGGCGCACCGCGGGCGGCTCAACGTTCTGGTGAACGTGCTCGGCAAGTCGCCGCAGGAGCTTTTCTCGGAGTTCGAGGACTCTTACGATCTCGCGGCGCTCAAGGGCTCGGGCGACGTGAAATACCATCTCGGCTTCTCGTCGGATCTGCGCACGCCGGGAGGGAACGTGCACGTCGTGCTCGCGTTCAACCCGTCGCACCTCGAGATCGTGGACCCGGTCGTCGAAGGCTCCGTCCGTGCCCGCCAGGATCGGCGCGGGGACCGTGACGGCGACGAGGTGGTTCCGGTGCTGATCCACGGGGACGCGGCCGTGGCGGGGCAGGGCGTCGTCGCCGAGACGTTGCAGCTGTCGCAGACCCGGGCCTTCTACACCGGCGGCACGATCCACATCATCATCAACAACCAGATCGGCTTCACGACGAGCGATCCGTCGGACACGCGCTCCACGCCGTACTGCTCCGACATCGCGAAGATGATCGAGGCGCCGGTCTTCCACGTGAACGGCGACGACCCCGAGGCCGCGGTCGCGGCGATCCGGCTCGCGCTCGCCTATCGTCAGAGGTTTCACAAGGACGTCTTCATCGATCTCGTCTGCTACCGCCGTTTGGGGCACAACGAGGCGGACGAGCCCGCAGCGACGCAGCCGATCATGTACCAAACGATCCGGCGGCACCCGAGCGTCCTGTCGATATACGGCCGCAAGCTCAACGAGCTCGGCGTCGTCTCGAAGGAAGACCTCGACGAAATCGCGGACGCATACCGCACGTGCCTCGACGAGGGGCGCAACCCGAACGACGACGCCCTCGGCATGCTCGGCAACCAGCACACGGTCGATTGGAGCCGCTACCAGCAGGCCGGGCTCGGCGAGTCCGTCGACACCGGCTTGCCGATGCCCGAGATCGAGCGCCTGTCGGCGCTGATGAACCGCGTTCCGCCGGACTTCCAGCTTCATCCGCGCGTGCAGCGCATCATCGAAGACCGGCGGCGAATGGCCGCGGGCGAGATCGACGCGGACTGGGGCTTCGCGGAGAACCTCGCGTACGCGTCGCTCCTCGCCGAGCGCTTCCACGTGCGCCTCATCGGTCAGGACACGCGGCGAGGGACGTTTTTCCACCGGCACGCCGCGCTGTTCAACCAGGCGAACGGCGAGGTGTACATTCCGCTCGCTCACGTCGTCGAAGACGAGAGCGCGTTTCTCGTCGCCGACTCCATCCTGTCCGAGGAGGCGGTGCTCGGCTTCGAGTACGGCTACAGCACCACGTCGCCCGATTGCCTCGTCATCTGGGAGGCGCAGTTCGGCGACTTCGCGAACGGCGCGCAAGTGCTGATCGATCAGTTCATCTCGTCGGGCGAAGCCAAGTGGGGCCGGCTTTCGGGGCTCACGCTGTTCCTGCCGCACGGCTACGAGGGACAGGGGCCGGAGCATTCCTCCGCGCGTCTCGAGCGCTTCCTCCAGCTTTGCGCCGAGCACAACATGCAGGTGTGCGTCCCTTCAACGCCGGCGCAGATGTTTCACCTGCTCAGGCGCCAAATGCTGCGCCCGCTGCGCAAGCCGCTGGTCGTCATGACGCCGAAAAGCCTGCTGAGACACCGATTGTCGGTGTCCTCGCTCGAGGACTTTGCCGGCGGGCGGTTCCACCCGCTCATCGGCGAGGTCGAGGCGCTCGACGAGAAAAAGGTGCGTCGCATCGTGTTCTGCAGCGGCAAGGTCTATTACGAGCTTGCGGAGACCCGCCGCGCGGAGAAGCTCGATCGCGTCGCCATCGTGCGCATCGAGGAGCTTTACCCGTTCCCGATCGAGGACTACGCGCGCACGATCGCGCGCTACCCGAACGCGAAAGAGATCATCTGGTGCCAGGAGGAGCCCCAGAATCAGGGCGCGTGGTACCAGATCCGCCACCGGCTTCAGGAACCGCTGACGGACGCGCATCAGCTGTTCTATGCGGGTCGGCCCGGTGCCGCGGCGCCGGCGTCCGGCATCCACTCGCTGCACGTGCGGCAGCAACGGGCGTTGGTATCCGCCGCCCTTGCGGCCGACACGCGCGAGCGACAATCATCCCTGGCCAAGCGCGCTTAG
- a CDS encoding DUF5658 family protein encodes MSNGRPRPIVADASPRFAERRSGHDRRRASVRTFIQGGLNPRRRSSGRRWDDGGLVDWHEPHLLFLAVAILLLSVTDAFLTITLIGHGAQEVNPVMSLVLEKQPQLFAAAKIGLTCAGILVLVACARARVFRVLRVSTVIHWCLLSYAALIGYECWLLRAIA; translated from the coding sequence ATGTCGAACGGACGACCGCGGCCGATCGTCGCGGACGCATCGCCTCGGTTCGCGGAGCGTCGCAGCGGGCACGACCGCCGGCGGGCGAGCGTGCGCACCTTCATTCAGGGCGGATTGAACCCGCGCCGGCGCAGCAGCGGGCGCCGGTGGGACGACGGCGGGCTCGTGGACTGGCACGAGCCGCATCTGCTCTTTCTCGCGGTCGCGATTCTCCTCTTGAGCGTCACGGACGCCTTCCTGACGATCACGCTGATCGGGCACGGGGCACAAGAGGTGAATCCCGTGATGAGCCTCGTGCTCGAGAAGCAGCCGCAGCTTTTCGCTGCGGCGAAGATCGGTCTGACGTGCGCCGGCATACTCGTCCTCGTCGCCTGTGCGCGGGCCCGGGTCTTCCGGGTCCTCCGCGTCTCCACCGTCATTCATTGGTGTTTGCTGAGCTACGCCGCGTTGATCGGCTACGAGTGCTGGCTGCTCCGCGCGATCGCCTGA